CTCCTGAACTTCCTGCTCGAGTTGGTTTACCTTGTTTTCGGCAATTGTAAACCTGTTTTTGAAATAATCGAGCGCTTCCTGTTCTGTGCGTTTCACTTCACCGATTTGCCGGTCCGGATAGCTGAGGTAGCCCGATAAGAATACCTTTCCGTCTTTGACGTAACCGTATTCGTCTACCAATTGAGCCTGTTCCATTATTTTACTCTTTAAGACTGAGCTATGGGTTTAATTGTTGATATTTGCCACCTACAAAAGTAACCAAAACCATGAGTCAGGAAACGATTATATTCTCAATGGCGGGTGTCAGTAAAATTATTCCGCCAAACCGACAAATCCTAAAGAATATCTACCTTTCCTTTTTTTACGGCGCAAAAATCGGTGTTTTAGGCTTGAACGGCTCCGGTAAATCAACACTGCTGCGCATCATCGCCGGTATTGACAAGAACTACCAGGGCGAAGTTGTGTTTTCACCGGGCTACTCCGTGGGCATGCTGGAACAGGAACCGCAGCTCGATCCAGACAAAACCGTGAAGGAAGTCGTGGAGGAAGGTGTACAGGAAACCGTGGATCTGCTGAAGGAATTTGACCAGATCAACGAAGCCTTTGGCGACCCCGACGCTGACTTCGACAAACTCATTGCCAGACAGGGCGAGGTCCAGGAAAAACTGGATCACCTCAACGCCTGGGAACTGGATAACCGGCTTGAGAAAGCCATGGACGCACTTCGGTGTCCGCCCTCGGATGCCAAAGTCGCTAATTTATCAGGCGGTGAAAAGCGCCGGGTAGCGCTTTGCCGCCTGCTGCTCCAGCAACCTGATGTGCTGCTGCTCGACGAACCGACCAACCACCTGGATGCCGAGTCGGTGTTGTGGCTGGAAGAGCATTTGCGCCAGTACGCCGGAACCGTTATTGCCGTAACGCACGACCGTTACTTCCTGGACAACGTAGCGGGCTGGATTCTGGAACTCGACCGGGGCGAAGGCATCCCCTGGAAAGGCAACTATTCATCGTGGCTCGACCAGAAGCAGACGCGTCTGGCAAAAGAAGAGAAACAGGAGTCCAAACGCCAGAAAACCCTGCAACGCGAACTCGAGTGGGTTCGGATGGCCCCCAAGGCCCGCCAGGCCAAGTCGAAGGCGCGATTGGGTGCTTACGAAAAGCTGTTGAGCGAAGAAAACCGTCAGAAGGAGGAAAGACTGGAAATCTTCATTCCGGCGGGTCCGCGTCTGGGTTCGAAGGTGATCGAAGCCCACGGTGTTTCCAAGGCTTTTGGCGACCGGTTGCTGTTCGAAGATCTGAATTTCCAGTTGCCGCAGGGCGGTATCGTGGGCATTATTGGTCCGAACGGTGCAGGTAAAACGACGCTGTTTAAACTCATCACCGGCAAGGAGCAACCCCAAAACGGCACCTTTGATGTCGGTGAAACCGTGAAGTGGGCCTACGTTGATCAGGAACACGACGGTCTGGACCCGGATAAGACGGTTTTTCAAACCATTTCCGAAGGCAGCGAATGGATTATGCTGGGCGGCAAACAAGCTAACGCCCGGGCTTACGTCAGCCGGTTTAACTTCACCGGTTCGGATCAGGAGAAAAAAATCAGCAACCTGTCGGGCGGGGAGCGCAACCGCGTTCACCTGGCGATGATGCTGAAAGAGGGCGCCAACCTGCTCCTGCTCGATGAGCCCACCAACGACCTCGACGTGAATACGCTCCGGGCGCTGGAAGAAGGTCTGGAAAATTTTGCCGGTTGCGCCGTCGTTATTTCCCACGACCGCTGGTTCCTCGACCGCGTGGCCACGCACATTCTGGCGTTTGAAGGCGATTCGCAGGTTTACTGGTTTGAAGGCAACTTCTCGGAATACGAAGAAAACCGCAAAAAACGGCTGGGCAGCGATGCCACGCCGAAGCGGATTAAATATAAAAAACTGGTGTAAACAAGCTGAACGGTCTCGAACGGAGATTGCACGGATTATAGGATGTAGCTGAATCTTTCTCCTGGTTAATTCTTAAATCCGTGTGATCTCCGCTCAGAAATCAGGATAGGGTATGTACGGTTATTTCAACGGCTCCATTCTTCCCGTCGAGCAAATTGCCTTTGGCATTACGGATCTTGGCTTGCTGCGCGGCTTCGGATTATTCGATTATTTCCGCACCTACAACGGTCGGCCCTTTCAGTGGGACTGGTACTGGGAACGGTTTGCCAATTCGGCGGCCAAAATGCACTTGCCCGTACCGATCAACAAAGAAGAAGCTCACCGGGTGGTTCTGGAGCTGATTGATAAATGCAACCTGCCGGACATCGCCGTACGGTTTGTCATGACGGGCGGTTACAGTCCCGACAGCATCAGCGTCGTCAGGCCCAACCTCCTGATGATGGCGGAAGAAATTCACCCCACCCCGCCGAACCAGTACGAAGAAGGCATCAAGGTGATTCTGGACGAATACGTCCGCGAAATGGCCGAAGTAAAAAGTACGGACTACAAACGGGTGATTCTGCTTGCTCAGGCCATCCGGTCGGCGCGGGCGTCGGACGTGTTGTACCACAAAAACGGCGAAATCAGCGAATTGAGCCGGAGTAACTTCTTTCTCTTTAAAGGGGATCGACTGATTACCCCCAACCGCCACATTCTGCACGGCATTACGCGCCGAACTGTCATGCACCTGGCCCAGAACGACTTTCAGGTTGAAGAAGGCCCCGTCACGCTTTCCGACCTCTACGATGCCGACGAAGCGTTTACAACCAGTTCGACGAAGAAAGTCCTTCCGATTGTTCAGATCAGCGACCTCACCATTGGCGACGGAAAACCCGGCCAACGCACGCGGTTTTTGCTCGATGAGTTCAACGAACTGATCAAAAACTGGTAAGCATCAGAACCGGGATTTCCGTATCTTGCCAATTGATCGAGACGACTTCAATTACTATTTCAATGCATTTGAACGGAAAAGCCCGGGAACAGATGAGCTACGATGCCATTGTGATCGGTTCGGGAATCAGCGGAGGCTGGGCGGCCAAGGAACTGTGCGAAAAAGGCCTGAAAACGCTGGTATTGGAACGGGGCCGCCCGGTGAAACACGTGACGGACTACCCCACCGCCATGGCCAATCCGTGGGACCTGCCCCACCGCAACCGAATGCCCGATGCTTTCGAAACCGCCAACCCCGTTGCGACCAAGTGTTATGCCCTGGACGAAGCGACGCAGCAATTTTTCGTCAAAGATGCCGACCACCCTTATATTCAGGAGAAACCGTTCGACTGGATTCGGGGCTATCAGGTGGGCGGCAAATCGCTGATCTGGGCGCGGCAAACCCAGCGGTGGAGCGACTACGAGTTTCAGGCACCCGCCCGCGACGGTTTTGCGGTCGACTGGCCCATCCGTTACGCCGACCTGGCCCCCTGGTACAGCCATGTTGAACGGTTTGTTGGTATCAGCGGCAACAAAGACGGTATCGACAGCCTGCCCGACGGCGAATTTCTGCCGCCGTTTGAACTCAACTGCGTTGAAAAACACATTCAGAAAGCCGTAAGAGACAACTATGCCGATCGGCACGTCATCATCGGTCGCTGCGCCCACCTGACCAAACCCCAGGCCGTTCATTTGCAGCAGGGCCGGGGCCAATGCCAGTCGCGGAGCCTGTGTTATCGGGGGTGCCCGTTTGGCGGTTATTTCAGTTCCAATTCGGCGACCCTTCCTTGGGCGGCCAAAACCGGTAATCTGACCCTGCGACCCGATTCTGTTGTTCATTCAATTATGTATGACGACAAAAAAGGGTCTGGCAGGGCGACCGGCGTGCGGGTGATTGATGCCAACACGAAGCAGATGACGGAGTATTTCGCCAAGATCATTTTCGTCAACGCGGCTGCTCTCAATTCCAACCTGATTTTGCTGAATTCAACGTCCAGCCGTTTTCCAAACGGTTTGGGCAACGACAACGGTTTGCTGGGTCGTTACGTGGCTTTTCACAATTACCGGGGCAGCCTGACGGCAGCGTTCGACGGGTATGAAAATCAGTATTTCTACGGCCGTCGGCCCACCACGGCTTTTATGCCCTCATTCCGGAACGTGAAAAAGCAGGAAACAGATTTTCAGCGGGGGTATATGGTGGCGTTCAGCGCCGGTCGGGCGGGCTGGGGACGCGGCATGGGCCAGGAAGGCTTCGGCGCCGAATTCAAAGAAAGCCTGCTGACACCCGGCAACTGGAGCGTGTACATGATGATGCAGGGCGAAACCGTACCGAAGTACGAAAACCACGTTCGATTGAGCCCAGATCAGAAAGATCCGTTTGGCATTCCGCAACTAATTACTTCGATTGGGTACGATGCGAACGACGAGAAGGTGATCAAAGACTTTTTAGTGCAGGGGGCTGAAATGCTGGAAAAGGCGGGTTGTAAAAAGATCGCGTCGTACGACGACAACCGGAATCCCGGTCTGGATATTCACGAAATGGGGGGCGTTCGGATGGGCCACGACCCCAAAACTTCGTTGCTCAACCAGTGGAACCAGCTTCACACTTGTAAAAACGTGTTTGTTACCGACGGGGCCTGCATGACGTCCGTCGGCAACCAAAACCCGTCCATCACCTTCATGGCCTTGACCGCCCGGGCCGCGAATTATGCGGCAGCGGAATTAAAGAAAGGAAACCTGTAGAGTGAGTTATGAGTGAAGAATGATGAGTGGGTTACTGCATCTAATTCTTCACTCATCATTCTTCTTAATACCGTATCCCCCAATACGGGTTTTCCTGCGCTTTGATGCTGGACTGGATATGGTCTTTGATGATCTTGTCGTAATCGGCCGTTTTAATTTTCTTTCCTTTTATTTTCTTACTGGCGGTAAGCTCTTTCGACACATCCCGAAGGTCGATCTTAGTAGCCGTCACCACGGCATCCCCATCATTTATATCCAACTCCAGAATTAAGCCCGGTAAGCCAGAATATTGTTCCGGCCCTGCCGAAACCGGAATGTCCTGAGCAAACCAGGCGACAATTTTTTGTCCTCTGATGGGATCTTCAGTTTCGGCCTTCATGCAAATGTGTCCGGCAATATCCTTCAACTGGTTCAGAATTTTCCATTGGGGCGTTTTCAGCGAATCTTCAACGAGGTAGGTTTTTCCCAACATTTCGATCACATCCGATTTGGTTTCCTGTTTGAAATCCCGCCGGATAATATAATCGCTGTTCCGGGAGGAATACCGGCCGTCTTCGCTTCGCCAGTATTCGTCTTCGTTCGTATAAAGGCTCTGATCTTCGTTAAAATAGAGAACCAGCTTATGCTTGCTCTCACTAAAATTTTTGTAAGACGCCTTCATTCGTTCTTTCTGGTCCAGACTTAGAAACGGCAGTCGGGCCAGGATTTTAGCAAAATCCTGCGTTCGTTCATAGGTAACCACGCCTTCCAGCTTCTGGGCTATCGTCGGGAACGCCGACAGGAGAAAAATCAGCAACAAAATCCTCTTCATATTATTTATTATTTTGCGTATTACCAGCCATTATTCTGACGCATCTGCGATTTTAAGCCCCGAACGTTATAGGAAACGGAGAGCATAAAATATTGAGCCAGTGTCTGAACCACTTCCCGTTGGACGAAATTCTGATAGGCCTGCTGCGTAATGCCCCGGTTTTTGTTGAAAACATCATACGCCGTCAGTCGTACCTCCGCCTTATTATCCTTCAGGAACTGCTTATATACCGCCAGATTCAGGATGGGTAGCTTCTGTGTAAAGGGAAACCGTTCATTTTTCAGCTTATAAACCTGGTAATTCATTTGTCCATTGAAGAAAATACCGCCGGGGAACTGAATATTCATCGAACCACCATAATTGTGATTATAAATCTTCTGGTTCTGGCTTGAATTGATTGAGTAGCGTGTATCCGTAAAGCCCCAGTTGAAATACGGATAGAGCGTAAACTTATCAAAAAGTGTCAAGTCAAGATTGGCCCGGAAGTTATAATTATCACTTCGGGTATCGTTCAAGACGGTATTGATATAAATGGGGTTCTTGTTAAAGTTCAAGCTACTGCTCAGGTTTAAAGTTGCCTTAGTTTTTTTCAGCGGAAAGCCAAAATTAAGATAAGATCCTACACGGGTACCACCACTAATATTCTCAGGCCGACTGGTTGTTATCAGATTTTCATCTATAGTTTGGTTGTAAACGATCTGGTTGATATTGTACCCGTAGTTAAGATTCACATAGTAGTTGATAAAATTGCCGGGATTGAAGCTACTGAAGGAGCCGTTAAAATTGTGAGTCAGCGAAGGCAATAAACCCGGATTTCCTTCCTGAATGAACCGGGGGTTACTGTTGTCAACCACGCCGGGCTGTAACTGGCTGGTTTGGGGCTGCTGAATGTTTACATTGTAATACAACCCCATGCTCTTGTTTTTGAGCCGGTAATTGCCCGAGAAATTGGGCGCTATGGTAAAATACTGGCGGTTCACATTCGTGAAAGACGTTGCAGTCTGGTCCGGGGCAAACCGGCCCGCCAGCTTGTACCATACACCGGCCAGACCACCTGATATATTAAACCCCTTATCCGAATAGCGAATCACCGTTCCCGCCCGGTTATACGTATAATCATTGGTGTAATACCGGCTCAGGGCATTATTTCGTCTGGAGCCTTCATCGAACACATCCCGATCCACCTTGTCATTGCGCAGGCTAAAATTGTAAAACGTTTCCCAGAACATGGTTTTCGTTAACGGCTCAATGTAGTGCAGGCTGGATTTGAGTTCGGTTCTCAGGCTCGAATTAGTAACATCCTGATTAATCCGTACAATGGTCGGGCCGGCGCCGGTGCTATCCGTAAAGAAGGTGTTTGTTGAGCGTTGTGTGGCCAAACCATCGCTATCATTCAGGTTAAAGGCCACACTAGCCGCGAAGTTGCGCCCTTTCTTCAAAAACTTGTGCCGAAAAATAGCCGTTGTGGCCAATTGAACACCATTAAAATTATTACGGTTATCTAAATTGGTTTGGCTTGTATCCGTTGCCCGGTAAAAGTTCTGGTTACTGAATTGGGCGTTATTGCCGCTGTTCGCGCGCAGGTTGCCAATCAGAACCAAGGTATTGAGCGAATCAAGTTGCTGTTCATACCGTGCACTGCCCCGGTGATTACGGCTGAAGCTCCCCTGGCTATTGCCGCCAGTGGTCACAAAAGTGCCTTCGGGTAAAAAGGTTTGTTTATCAAACGTCGAGTTAAGGGTTTGGCCGGTCTGGTTGTAGAAGTAATTGGAACTGAGCTTGGTCTTCTTCGTGTCGTAATTGTAATTGGCCCCACCGGCATAATTACGGGAGAATCCCCGGTTGCTGCTGTAGCCCCCCGTCACTGGAACGCCCATGCCATCGTCTCCGCCAAAAAAGTACATCCCTCCGCTGTAGAATCCAAAATCACCCTGGTCCTCCCAGTTAAACGACTGACTGCCGCGAAAATCCTGATAATCGTCCCAGGATAAGCCCGTCTGGTTAATGTTGTTACCAAAACCCAGCACCGACATCTGCTCCTTGGTATTGAATCGGTTGTAATTTCCCCGTAATTGAAAACGATCTTTGGTGCCTGCTCCGGCCGTTACTTTTCCAAAACCGCCCCTTTTGTGGCTTTCCTTTAAGGCCAGGTTAACGGCTTTTTCCCGTTTTCCATCATCGATGCCAGTGGTTTTGGCGGCCTCCGTTTTATCGTTGAAAATCTGAATTTTGTCAATAGCTTCGGCCGGCAGGTTTTTGGTCGCCAGTTTTGGATCGGTACCGAAAAAAGTCTTGCCGTCCACCGTCACTTTTTTAACGTCCTCACCCTGGGCCTTAATATTACCGTCCTGATCCACCTGTACACCCGGCAGGCGTTTCAGCAGCTCCTCCACCGTTGATCCGGCCGGTACTTTAAATGAACTGGCGTTGTACTCAATCGTATCCCCCCGAATGGAGAGCGGAGCCCGGGCGGTTTTCACCACCACCTCCAGCAGTTCTTTTTGAATAGGGCGGATTTCCAGTGCGCCCAGATCAGTTAGGTCCCCGCTGCCCGGACTGACTTCTTTCTGGAGGGGCAGAAAGCCGACGTACGATACCTTCAGGATATACGGAGCCCGTTTTACGTTCCGGAACTCAAAGGCTCCTTTGTCGTTCGTTCGTCCAAAATTGACCAGTGCCGAGTCTTTTGGAGTCAGCAGCATGACCGTGGCACCGGGAAGAACAGCTTTATTGGTATCTGTAATGGCCCCCCGAATGGTAAAGCGGGGTGACTGGGCAAAAGCCGTACAATAGCCAGCCAGCAACAGAAGCAGCAAGAGAAGTTTTTTCATGGGATAGGAATTGGTTGTGAATCAGAGCCGGTAAATTCTAAAGAATTATCATTCGTTGCTGAAAGTTAACATTTTTTAGTAGTTACAACTATAATACTAGTTAAAAAATTATTTTTGTAGGTAGTTGAGCGGAAGTGAGAAATGCTGGTATGATCATAAAATTTTTGGAAAGACACTATCAACCAAGAAATGTTGCACCGACTTTCCTTTAAGAATGATATTAAAGAGAAAAAGCCGGGAGTGTGGCCAAAATATTTTGCTTTTTTGGAGAGCGCCGTGCAACGTCAGCAACCCGC
This Larkinella insperata DNA region includes the following protein-coding sequences:
- a CDS encoding GMC oxidoreductase, translated to MHLNGKAREQMSYDAIVIGSGISGGWAAKELCEKGLKTLVLERGRPVKHVTDYPTAMANPWDLPHRNRMPDAFETANPVATKCYALDEATQQFFVKDADHPYIQEKPFDWIRGYQVGGKSLIWARQTQRWSDYEFQAPARDGFAVDWPIRYADLAPWYSHVERFVGISGNKDGIDSLPDGEFLPPFELNCVEKHIQKAVRDNYADRHVIIGRCAHLTKPQAVHLQQGRGQCQSRSLCYRGCPFGGYFSSNSATLPWAAKTGNLTLRPDSVVHSIMYDDKKGSGRATGVRVIDANTKQMTEYFAKIIFVNAAALNSNLILLNSTSSRFPNGLGNDNGLLGRYVAFHNYRGSLTAAFDGYENQYFYGRRPTTAFMPSFRNVKKQETDFQRGYMVAFSAGRAGWGRGMGQEGFGAEFKESLLTPGNWSVYMMMQGETVPKYENHVRLSPDQKDPFGIPQLITSIGYDANDEKVIKDFLVQGAEMLEKAGCKKIASYDDNRNPGLDIHEMGGVRMGHDPKTSLLNQWNQLHTCKNVFVTDGACMTSVGNQNPSITFMALTARAANYAAAELKKGNL
- the ettA gene encoding energy-dependent translational throttle protein EttA — its product is MSQETIIFSMAGVSKIIPPNRQILKNIYLSFFYGAKIGVLGLNGSGKSTLLRIIAGIDKNYQGEVVFSPGYSVGMLEQEPQLDPDKTVKEVVEEGVQETVDLLKEFDQINEAFGDPDADFDKLIARQGEVQEKLDHLNAWELDNRLEKAMDALRCPPSDAKVANLSGGEKRRVALCRLLLQQPDVLLLDEPTNHLDAESVLWLEEHLRQYAGTVIAVTHDRYFLDNVAGWILELDRGEGIPWKGNYSSWLDQKQTRLAKEEKQESKRQKTLQRELEWVRMAPKARQAKSKARLGAYEKLLSEENRQKEERLEIFIPAGPRLGSKVIEAHGVSKAFGDRLLFEDLNFQLPQGGIVGIIGPNGAGKTTLFKLITGKEQPQNGTFDVGETVKWAYVDQEHDGLDPDKTVFQTISEGSEWIMLGGKQANARAYVSRFNFTGSDQEKKISNLSGGERNRVHLAMMLKEGANLLLLDEPTNDLDVNTLRALEEGLENFAGCAVVISHDRWFLDRVATHILAFEGDSQVYWFEGNFSEYEENRKKRLGSDATPKRIKYKKLV
- a CDS encoding outer membrane beta-barrel protein — its product is MKKLLLLLLLLAGYCTAFAQSPRFTIRGAITDTNKAVLPGATVMLLTPKDSALVNFGRTNDKGAFEFRNVKRAPYILKVSYVGFLPLQKEVSPGSGDLTDLGALEIRPIQKELLEVVVKTARAPLSIRGDTIEYNASSFKVPAGSTVEELLKRLPGVQVDQDGNIKAQGEDVKKVTVDGKTFFGTDPKLATKNLPAEAIDKIQIFNDKTEAAKTTGIDDGKREKAVNLALKESHKRGGFGKVTAGAGTKDRFQLRGNYNRFNTKEQMSVLGFGNNINQTGLSWDDYQDFRGSQSFNWEDQGDFGFYSGGMYFFGGDDGMGVPVTGGYSSNRGFSRNYAGGANYNYDTKKTKLSSNYFYNQTGQTLNSTFDKQTFLPEGTFVTTGGNSQGSFSRNHRGSARYEQQLDSLNTLVLIGNLRANSGNNAQFSNQNFYRATDTSQTNLDNRNNFNGVQLATTAIFRHKFLKKGRNFAASVAFNLNDSDGLATQRSTNTFFTDSTGAGPTIVRINQDVTNSSLRTELKSSLHYIEPLTKTMFWETFYNFSLRNDKVDRDVFDEGSRRNNALSRYYTNDYTYNRAGTVIRYSDKGFNISGGLAGVWYKLAGRFAPDQTATSFTNVNRQYFTIAPNFSGNYRLKNKSMGLYYNVNIQQPQTSQLQPGVVDNSNPRFIQEGNPGLLPSLTHNFNGSFSSFNPGNFINYYVNLNYGYNINQIVYNQTIDENLITTSRPENISGGTRVGSYLNFGFPLKKTKATLNLSSSLNFNKNPIYINTVLNDTRSDNYNFRANLDLTLFDKFTLYPYFNWGFTDTRYSINSSQNQKIYNHNYGGSMNIQFPGGIFFNGQMNYQVYKLKNERFPFTQKLPILNLAVYKQFLKDNKAEVRLTAYDVFNKNRGITQQAYQNFVQREVVQTLAQYFMLSVSYNVRGLKSQMRQNNGW
- a CDS encoding GLPGLI family protein; translation: MKRILLLIFLLSAFPTIAQKLEGVVTYERTQDFAKILARLPFLSLDQKERMKASYKNFSESKHKLVLYFNEDQSLYTNEDEYWRSEDGRYSSRNSDYIIRRDFKQETKSDVIEMLGKTYLVEDSLKTPQWKILNQLKDIAGHICMKAETEDPIRGQKIVAWFAQDIPVSAGPEQYSGLPGLILELDINDGDAVVTATKIDLRDVSKELTASKKIKGKKIKTADYDKIIKDHIQSSIKAQENPYWGIRY
- a CDS encoding aminotransferase class IV, encoding MYGYFNGSILPVEQIAFGITDLGLLRGFGLFDYFRTYNGRPFQWDWYWERFANSAAKMHLPVPINKEEAHRVVLELIDKCNLPDIAVRFVMTGGYSPDSISVVRPNLLMMAEEIHPTPPNQYEEGIKVILDEYVREMAEVKSTDYKRVILLAQAIRSARASDVLYHKNGEISELSRSNFFLFKGDRLITPNRHILHGITRRTVMHLAQNDFQVEEGPVTLSDLYDADEAFTTSSTKKVLPIVQISDLTIGDGKPGQRTRFLLDEFNELIKNW